A window of Phycodurus eques isolate BA_2022a chromosome 5, UOR_Pequ_1.1, whole genome shotgun sequence contains these coding sequences:
- the hps5 gene encoding Hermansky-Pudlak syndrome 5 protein isoform X1, with amino-acid sequence MPRIAVVPEVHSHVLAEFDCLDPLLATLRLDSGRLKCTCLAVSRKWLAIGTSAGGLHLIQREGWKQRLILTHKEGSITQVSCCPHDENLIAIATSQGLVAVWELQLERRGRPERMSVSWEHRGQNITALCWDTNALKVFVGDSAGKVSFLRAGSSKLGKGSGFVMFPVQTVTTVDSKVVQLGYQDGRLLVSSLSRCYLCDTEREKFWRVGNKERDGEYGACFFPQNKGLLVGQPPLLYCARPGSRIWEASFNGEVLSTQQFKQVLTCPPLPLITYRNEPQYNPGQKNPQSIAFPKLLYFGDQNLLTWTDSAIYIFTPHNGQVLLWTEIKDVLDIAVHRNELFCLRSGGRLSHFTLLSAERCVKRLLKRESWPLAASVCCMFQQTISVSRDRKSIPIDRLEHLRSQLSSSTHPELIGQLDEVIAKLEPLDSACSSRRSSVSSHESFNVLDCGIYRVISRRGSQSDGETSSLVNQSMLEEERLKEFSFAQEEDQADHVLHPSLCFSSGSRPDLDSDPQSSERTEAERSEQGLQFHLPLSFRPKPPRIALQAVKDSVSSFVKKTTEKINTFQMSSELWQRPDFRESAHAEMSAGSAQFSEEADIQVYADMPNTASDLLELQSATEQAISQIQDPLVLLDPDFLGETLQEWLKALERVLRPARPESAPGGPSDAYEPGQDAREPLLNTRAEKPQESSEEPTESLPQENMPPQVECETQLASESETVAPEEALRLVSPKPLPSELLANLTQLATLYTELSCFSKQAGAQALSCATFLRRYFFLLDQERIRRMCLLCCQEQQEVPSSFVQAMIGVTQSSKVVEIIHKGDLQRSLRYLRELQPWSPPVLLAHLHRLYEKHGEAAARSFSPFYPTIAPADVMRMAHKSHFLAYLDNLVLSQPEEHRLSFLQSLLEPESLRQDWLELALTHDAPRCHDTLTPEGLPRWNSHCFSWGYGRLLSLLIRLPADLLSKQKMAETCRSRGYWTGYLHLCCELQRRAEAFSTICQLNDITLLEEPDGVEPQNLAEWRLLIQLAQDGSRSSDVNGDALSNGSTGCSRNVSLENLTLRLARTAGPERATAVLEECGVQPSVSPHSQLVCELLKVAEKRQRAIIQTMLERCDRFLWSQHA; translated from the exons ATGCCACGGATAGCAGTCGTACCAGAGGTCCACAGTCATGTCCTGGCAGAGTTCGACTGCCTCGACCCTCTCCTCGCCACGCTGCGCTTAGACTCCGGCAGACTCAAG TGCACATGCTTGGCTGTGTCGAGGAAGTGGCTCGCAATAGGAACGTCGGCCGGAGGGTTGCACCTGATTCAGAGGGAAGGCTGGAAACAAAGGCTTATACTTACTCACAAG GAAGGATCTATTACACAGGTGTCATGCTGTCCGCATGATGAAAACCTGATTGCAATTGCAACAAG TCAGGGTCTGGTGGCTGTGTGGGAGCTGCAGCTGGAGCGCCGTGGTCGTCCAGAGAGAATGAGCGTGTCCTGGGAGCACAGGGGCCAGAACATCACTGCACTGTGTTGGGACACCAATGCGCTCAAGGTTTTTGTCGGAGACTCGGCAGGCAAGGTGTCCTTTCTGCGGGCAGGATCCTCAAAGCTGGGCAAG GGATCAGGATTCGTAATGTTTCCTGTTCAGACTGTCACCACTGTTGACTCCAAAGTGGTTCAGCTCGGGTACCAGGACGGTCGGCTGCTGGTGTCTTCGCTGAGCCGCTGTTACCTCTGTGATACAGAGAG GGAGAAGTTTTGGCGTGTCGGGAACAAGGAGCGTGACGGGGAGTATGGCGCTTGTTTTTTCCCTCAGAACAAGGGATTGTTGGTGGGCCAGCCCCCGCTGCTCTATTGCGCCCGGCCTGGGTCTCGAATATGGGAAGCCAGTTTTAATGGCGAGGTTTTAAGCACCCAGCAGTTCAAGCAAGTGCTCACCTGCCCTCCTTTACCTCTCATCACATACAG AAATGAGCCACAATACAATCCAGGGCAAAAGAACCCCCAATCAATTGCCTTCCCAAAACTACTATATTTTGG AGACCAAAACTTGCTGACCTGGACTGATTCAGCCATTTATATCTTTACACCTCATAATGGCCAAGTTCTACTGTGGACAGAGATCAAAG ACGTGCTCGACATCGCAGTCCACCGCAACGAGCTTTTCTGCCTCCGTAGCGGCGGCCGTCTGTCCCACTTCACCCTGTTGTCTGCAGAACGCTGTGTTAAACGCCTTCTTAAACGGGAGTCCTGGCCTCTGGCGGCTTCAGTCTGCTGTATGTTCCAGCAGACCATCAGCGTCAGTCGG GACAGAAAATCAATTCCCATCGACCGTCTAGAACACCTTCGGTCCCAGCTCAGTTCCAGCACTCACCCCGAGTTGATTGGCCAACTGGATGAGGTGATCGCCAAGCTGGAGCCCCTGGACTCGGCCTGCAGCAGCCGCAGAAGCAGCGTCTCATCGCAC GAAAGCTTCAACGTCCTGGACTGTGGTATCTACCGGGTGATCAGTCGCCGAGGGAGCCAGTCCGACGGAGAGACGAGCTCCCTCGTGAATCAGTCCATGttggaggaggagcggctcaaaGAGTTCAGCTTTGCGCAGGAAGAAGATCAAGCGGACCACG TGCTCCATCCATCTTTGTGTTTCTCCTCTGGCTCTCGCCCCGATCTCGATTCAGATCCACAGAGCAGTGAGCGTACGGAAGCCGAGCGATCTGAGCAAGGCCTGCAATTCCACCTGCCCCTCTCATTCCGCCCCAAACCCCCACGCATTGCACTGCAGGCCGTCAAAGACAG TGTTTCTAGCTTTGTCAAGAAGACAACTGAGAAGATCAACACGTTCCAGATGAGCTCTGAACTCTGGCAGCGACCCGACTTCAGAGAGAGCGCACATGCCGAGATGTCTGCCGGCTCTGCTCAGTTCTCGGAGGAAGCAGATATTCA AGTTTATGCAGACATGCCCAACACAGCGTCTGACCTGTTAGAGCTTCAGTCGGCCACTGAACAGGCCAT TTCCCAGATCCAAGATCCCTTGGTTTTGCTGGATCCAGACTTCTTGGGAGAAACTCTACAAGAGTGGTTGAAAGCGCTGGAGCGAGTCCTCAGGCCGGCTCGGCCCGAGTCAGCTCCTGGAGGTCCTTCAGACGCATACGAACCCGGACAAGATGCACGGGAACCGCTTTTAAACACACGCGCAGAGAAACCACAAGAGTCATCAGAAGAACCTACGGAAAGCTTACCACAGGAGAATATGCCTCCACAGGTGGAGTGTGAGACTCAGCTGGCCTCAGAGAGCGAGACAGTTGCGCCTGAAGAAGCCTTGCGACTGGTTTCTCCCAAACCGCTGCCGTCAGAGCTGCTGGCTAATCTCACCCAGCTGGCCACACTTTATACAGAGCTGAGCTGCTTCAGCAAGCAGGCAGGCGCCCAGGCGTTGAGCTGTGCAACCTTCCTGCGCCGCTACTTCTTCCTGCTGGACCAAGAGCGCATTAGACGCATGTGTCTGCTCTGCTGCCAGGAGCAGCAGGAGGTGCCGAGCTCCTTCGTCCAGGCCATGATAG gtgtaacaCAGTCCAGTAAAGTGGTGGAAATAATTCACAAAGGAGATTTACAGCGATCACTACGCTATCTGAGAGAACTGCAGCCCTGGAGTCCTCCTGTTCTCCTCGCTCACTTACACAG GTTGTACGAGAAGCACGGTGAGGCGGCTGCACGCTCCTTTTCCCCGTTCTACCCCACCATCGCACCCGCAGATGTGATGCGGATGGCTCACAAAAGCCACTTCCTGGCCTACCTGGATAACCTGGTCCTGTCCCAACCTGAGGAGCACAG GTTGTCATTCCTGCAGTCTCTTCTTGAACCAGAGTCACTGCGGCAGGACTGGCTTGAACTGGCACTTACCCACGACGCACCTCGGTGCCACGATACACTGACACCCGAGGGACTGCCCAG gtggaattctcaTTGTTTCAGTTGGGGTTATGGTCGCCTCCTGTCTCTGCTGATCCGGCTTCCCGCAGACTTGTTGTCCAAGCAGAAGATGGCAGAAACCTGCCGCAGTCGCGG gtACTGGACAGGGTATCTCCACCTGTGTTGTGAGCTACAGCGCCGCGCCGAAGCTTTCTCAACAATCTGTCAGTTGAATGACATCACCCTGCTGGAGGAACCAGATG GTGTGGAGCCCCAAAACTTGGCCGAGTGGAGGCTCCTAATCCAGTTGGCTCAAGACGGCAGCCGTTCGTCAGACGTGAATGGAGACGCTTTGTCCAACGGCTCCACAGGTTGCAGCAGAAACGTCAGCCTGGAGAACCTGACCCTGCGCCTGGCGCGCACGGCCGGGCCAGAGCGCGCCACGGCCGTCCTGGAGGAGTGCGGAGTGCAGCCGAGTGTTTCGCCTCACTCCCAGTTGGTGTGTGAGCTGCTGAAGGTGGCTGAGAAGAGGCAGCG GGCGATCATTCAGACGATGCTCGAGCGCTGCGACCGCTTCCTGTGGTCTCAACACGCATGA
- the hps5 gene encoding Hermansky-Pudlak syndrome 5 protein isoform X2, with product MPRIAVVPEVHSHVLAEFDCLDPLLATLRLDSGRLKCTCLAVSRKWLAIGTSAGGLHLIQREGWKQRLILTHKEGSITQVSCCPHDENLIAIATSQGLVAVWELQLERRGRPERMSVSWEHRGQNITALCWDTNALKVFVGDSAGKVSFLRAGSSKLGKGSGFVMFPVQTVTTVDSKVVQLGYQDGRLLVSSLSRCYLCDTEREKFWRVGNKERDGEYGACFFPQNKGLLVGQPPLLYCARPGSRIWEASFNGEVLSTQQFKQVLTCPPLPLITYRNEPQYNPGQKNPQSIAFPKLLYFGDQNLLTWTDSAIYIFTPHNGQVLLWTEIKDVLDIAVHRNELFCLRSGGRLSHFTLLSAERCVKRLLKRESWPLAASVCCMFQQTISVSRDRKSIPIDRLEHLRSQLSSSTHPELIGQLDEVIAKLEPLDSACSSRRSSVSSHESFNVLDCGIYRVISRRGSQSDGETSSLVNQSMLEEERLKEFSFAQEEDQADHDPQSSERTEAERSEQGLQFHLPLSFRPKPPRIALQAVKDSVSSFVKKTTEKINTFQMSSELWQRPDFRESAHAEMSAGSAQFSEEADIQVYADMPNTASDLLELQSATEQAISQIQDPLVLLDPDFLGETLQEWLKALERVLRPARPESAPGGPSDAYEPGQDAREPLLNTRAEKPQESSEEPTESLPQENMPPQVECETQLASESETVAPEEALRLVSPKPLPSELLANLTQLATLYTELSCFSKQAGAQALSCATFLRRYFFLLDQERIRRMCLLCCQEQQEVPSSFVQAMIGVTQSSKVVEIIHKGDLQRSLRYLRELQPWSPPVLLAHLHRLYEKHGEAAARSFSPFYPTIAPADVMRMAHKSHFLAYLDNLVLSQPEEHRLSFLQSLLEPESLRQDWLELALTHDAPRCHDTLTPEGLPRWNSHCFSWGYGRLLSLLIRLPADLLSKQKMAETCRSRGYWTGYLHLCCELQRRAEAFSTICQLNDITLLEEPDGVEPQNLAEWRLLIQLAQDGSRSSDVNGDALSNGSTGCSRNVSLENLTLRLARTAGPERATAVLEECGVQPSVSPHSQLVCELLKVAEKRQRAIIQTMLERCDRFLWSQHA from the exons ATGCCACGGATAGCAGTCGTACCAGAGGTCCACAGTCATGTCCTGGCAGAGTTCGACTGCCTCGACCCTCTCCTCGCCACGCTGCGCTTAGACTCCGGCAGACTCAAG TGCACATGCTTGGCTGTGTCGAGGAAGTGGCTCGCAATAGGAACGTCGGCCGGAGGGTTGCACCTGATTCAGAGGGAAGGCTGGAAACAAAGGCTTATACTTACTCACAAG GAAGGATCTATTACACAGGTGTCATGCTGTCCGCATGATGAAAACCTGATTGCAATTGCAACAAG TCAGGGTCTGGTGGCTGTGTGGGAGCTGCAGCTGGAGCGCCGTGGTCGTCCAGAGAGAATGAGCGTGTCCTGGGAGCACAGGGGCCAGAACATCACTGCACTGTGTTGGGACACCAATGCGCTCAAGGTTTTTGTCGGAGACTCGGCAGGCAAGGTGTCCTTTCTGCGGGCAGGATCCTCAAAGCTGGGCAAG GGATCAGGATTCGTAATGTTTCCTGTTCAGACTGTCACCACTGTTGACTCCAAAGTGGTTCAGCTCGGGTACCAGGACGGTCGGCTGCTGGTGTCTTCGCTGAGCCGCTGTTACCTCTGTGATACAGAGAG GGAGAAGTTTTGGCGTGTCGGGAACAAGGAGCGTGACGGGGAGTATGGCGCTTGTTTTTTCCCTCAGAACAAGGGATTGTTGGTGGGCCAGCCCCCGCTGCTCTATTGCGCCCGGCCTGGGTCTCGAATATGGGAAGCCAGTTTTAATGGCGAGGTTTTAAGCACCCAGCAGTTCAAGCAAGTGCTCACCTGCCCTCCTTTACCTCTCATCACATACAG AAATGAGCCACAATACAATCCAGGGCAAAAGAACCCCCAATCAATTGCCTTCCCAAAACTACTATATTTTGG AGACCAAAACTTGCTGACCTGGACTGATTCAGCCATTTATATCTTTACACCTCATAATGGCCAAGTTCTACTGTGGACAGAGATCAAAG ACGTGCTCGACATCGCAGTCCACCGCAACGAGCTTTTCTGCCTCCGTAGCGGCGGCCGTCTGTCCCACTTCACCCTGTTGTCTGCAGAACGCTGTGTTAAACGCCTTCTTAAACGGGAGTCCTGGCCTCTGGCGGCTTCAGTCTGCTGTATGTTCCAGCAGACCATCAGCGTCAGTCGG GACAGAAAATCAATTCCCATCGACCGTCTAGAACACCTTCGGTCCCAGCTCAGTTCCAGCACTCACCCCGAGTTGATTGGCCAACTGGATGAGGTGATCGCCAAGCTGGAGCCCCTGGACTCGGCCTGCAGCAGCCGCAGAAGCAGCGTCTCATCGCAC GAAAGCTTCAACGTCCTGGACTGTGGTATCTACCGGGTGATCAGTCGCCGAGGGAGCCAGTCCGACGGAGAGACGAGCTCCCTCGTGAATCAGTCCATGttggaggaggagcggctcaaaGAGTTCAGCTTTGCGCAGGAAGAAGATCAAGCGGACCACG ATCCACAGAGCAGTGAGCGTACGGAAGCCGAGCGATCTGAGCAAGGCCTGCAATTCCACCTGCCCCTCTCATTCCGCCCCAAACCCCCACGCATTGCACTGCAGGCCGTCAAAGACAG TGTTTCTAGCTTTGTCAAGAAGACAACTGAGAAGATCAACACGTTCCAGATGAGCTCTGAACTCTGGCAGCGACCCGACTTCAGAGAGAGCGCACATGCCGAGATGTCTGCCGGCTCTGCTCAGTTCTCGGAGGAAGCAGATATTCA AGTTTATGCAGACATGCCCAACACAGCGTCTGACCTGTTAGAGCTTCAGTCGGCCACTGAACAGGCCAT TTCCCAGATCCAAGATCCCTTGGTTTTGCTGGATCCAGACTTCTTGGGAGAAACTCTACAAGAGTGGTTGAAAGCGCTGGAGCGAGTCCTCAGGCCGGCTCGGCCCGAGTCAGCTCCTGGAGGTCCTTCAGACGCATACGAACCCGGACAAGATGCACGGGAACCGCTTTTAAACACACGCGCAGAGAAACCACAAGAGTCATCAGAAGAACCTACGGAAAGCTTACCACAGGAGAATATGCCTCCACAGGTGGAGTGTGAGACTCAGCTGGCCTCAGAGAGCGAGACAGTTGCGCCTGAAGAAGCCTTGCGACTGGTTTCTCCCAAACCGCTGCCGTCAGAGCTGCTGGCTAATCTCACCCAGCTGGCCACACTTTATACAGAGCTGAGCTGCTTCAGCAAGCAGGCAGGCGCCCAGGCGTTGAGCTGTGCAACCTTCCTGCGCCGCTACTTCTTCCTGCTGGACCAAGAGCGCATTAGACGCATGTGTCTGCTCTGCTGCCAGGAGCAGCAGGAGGTGCCGAGCTCCTTCGTCCAGGCCATGATAG gtgtaacaCAGTCCAGTAAAGTGGTGGAAATAATTCACAAAGGAGATTTACAGCGATCACTACGCTATCTGAGAGAACTGCAGCCCTGGAGTCCTCCTGTTCTCCTCGCTCACTTACACAG GTTGTACGAGAAGCACGGTGAGGCGGCTGCACGCTCCTTTTCCCCGTTCTACCCCACCATCGCACCCGCAGATGTGATGCGGATGGCTCACAAAAGCCACTTCCTGGCCTACCTGGATAACCTGGTCCTGTCCCAACCTGAGGAGCACAG GTTGTCATTCCTGCAGTCTCTTCTTGAACCAGAGTCACTGCGGCAGGACTGGCTTGAACTGGCACTTACCCACGACGCACCTCGGTGCCACGATACACTGACACCCGAGGGACTGCCCAG gtggaattctcaTTGTTTCAGTTGGGGTTATGGTCGCCTCCTGTCTCTGCTGATCCGGCTTCCCGCAGACTTGTTGTCCAAGCAGAAGATGGCAGAAACCTGCCGCAGTCGCGG gtACTGGACAGGGTATCTCCACCTGTGTTGTGAGCTACAGCGCCGCGCCGAAGCTTTCTCAACAATCTGTCAGTTGAATGACATCACCCTGCTGGAGGAACCAGATG GTGTGGAGCCCCAAAACTTGGCCGAGTGGAGGCTCCTAATCCAGTTGGCTCAAGACGGCAGCCGTTCGTCAGACGTGAATGGAGACGCTTTGTCCAACGGCTCCACAGGTTGCAGCAGAAACGTCAGCCTGGAGAACCTGACCCTGCGCCTGGCGCGCACGGCCGGGCCAGAGCGCGCCACGGCCGTCCTGGAGGAGTGCGGAGTGCAGCCGAGTGTTTCGCCTCACTCCCAGTTGGTGTGTGAGCTGCTGAAGGTGGCTGAGAAGAGGCAGCG GGCGATCATTCAGACGATGCTCGAGCGCTGCGACCGCTTCCTGTGGTCTCAACACGCATGA